In Pseudomonas glycinae, the DNA window CCAATGCCGGCAACAATTGTTTGTCGATGGCCTGACGCACTGCAGGCTGGATGCTGGCGCCGCTGGTGTACATGTCCTTGACCATCTTGCGCAGTTCAAAGGCGCGAACGTTATCCAGACCGCGCACCGCATACTCACAGGCCTGCTCGGCAGTTGAACCGCCCGGCACTTGAAAACCCAACGACTTGAGCTGGCCCAACAGGTCTTCCTGATCGATCAAATCGGCATACATCATGACGCGAATCCTTCTTCGGCAACGGAGGTCGTGGCTCGATTCTGGTAGGCATGCCCAGGCACGGCAAGGGCGATTTGTCGCAGTGGCCGCGACGGCTATGAACAGGTCGTTTTCGGCTAACTTGCCGGCAAGGGGAGTGGGCACACTGGCCTCAGCTTGCTTCACGAAGGTTTGGTCACCCTCGCCACGGCAGCTCCTCAACAGTACCCTCGCCCCGATCCTGTCACGGCTTGTATCGGGGCTTTTTTTGCCTGCGAATTACGATGATACGGTCTAGCGCTGCAACACCAGAATCCGCGACAGCAGCTCATCCCGGTCGATGTAGCAGCCCTGAAAATGTCGGGCCCCGGTGGCTGGGTCGAACGCATTGCGTGCGTGCAGGGTGCGGCGGTTGTCGAAGCACCACAGCTCGCCCGGATTGAGCCGCTGCATGACCCGGAAACGTGGCTCGCGGGTCATGGCGATGAAGCGTCGGTAAGCGCGATACAGCAGGGGCATCTGCTCCACGGACGTGTCGAACGCGCCGCGCAGGAAGTTGGCCATGCGGATTTCCGCGACCCGGCCCAACGCGTCCAGGGCGATGATCGGCGCCAGGCAGCGATAGTCGCTGTGGCGGTCCTTGTTGCGAAACTCCACCGGGATCTCGCACAGGGCCTTGAATGATGCGGGATCTTCCTGACGCAACGCTTCGGCAATCGCAAAACCGTCGACGAAAATACTCTCGCCACCCTCGGCGTCGTTCACCAGGCAATGCAGAAATTGCAGCCCCGGTTGCAGCTCGCGGGTCGGCAGGTCGGTGTGCAATGGCAGGTTGAAAGCGGTGTAGGCATTGCTGTCGGCGTCGGCCTTGGATTGCACGTTGAACAGCACGCCGAAGTTGCTCTCGCGGATGAACGAAATGCGCTGGGCGATCAGCTTCAGCGAGCCGGGTTCGGTGGGTACGCCGCGCACTTGAGTCAGGCCGATGTCGCGCACTGCCAGCAACCATTGCAGCAGTGCGGCGTTGTCGTTCATCAGGGCTGCATAGTCGAACACCGGCAACTGCAAATCGCCGCGCCACAGGAAGGGTTTCGGCTTGGCGGCGAGGCGTTCGGCGCGGGATTCATCATCGTAGGCGTGGGCGCGCAACCAGCCGGCATCGAAGCGGCTGAGGTGGTCGTCCTGCCAGTCGATGCGCAGGCAGCCATCGGTGTCGATGTGAACCGCGGATGGCGTCAGGTCGGGAGCCGCATCGATGATCTCGAACACCTGCTCACGCGTGACGCTGTAGACGCACTGCGGACACGGACAGTTGTCACGCAGCCACACGTGGTGGAACGGGCTGACACGCCCGTCGGCCCATTCGATCAGGACGCGATCCGCCAGGTTCTGCACGCCGTTCAGCGCGCTGATCAACGGATAAGTACGGAAATCGGCAACTGCAGCGGCGGTTTGCATGGCGGCTCCTTGTGAGGGACGGATTTACCGGGCTGGGGGCAGGGCGATGACCCGGCCGATGTAAGCGGGAGCGGGCAGATCGGCCTGCTCGGCGACGATGGCTTGCAGACGGCCCAGGGTGTCCGGGGTAAACGGCGCGGAACGTGGCCCGGCCAGATCGACGTGCAGCAGCATCTGTTCGTTGCCGGCCAGCTCCTTGTCACCGCCGGCCAGGTGCAGGCTGTGATAGAGGTGCAGGCGTTTCTGGTCGTGGCCGATGATCTGCGTGCGCACTTCGACTTCGGCGTCGAGCTTCACTTCGTGCAGGTAGTTGAGGTGCAGTTCGAGGGTGAACAGCGAGTGTCCGCTGGCTTCGCGGTTGTTGCTGTCCATGCCGAGGCGATCCATCAGGGCGTCGGTGGCGTAGCTGAAAATCAGCAGATAGAAGGCGTCGCGCAGGTGGCCGTTGTAGTCGACCCAGTCGGGGATGATGCGGGTTTGGTAGGTGGTGAGGGTGGGCATGTTTATCTCCAGACACGAGCGTTCCCACGCTTTGCGTGGGACGCTCAATATGCGATTACTCGCTGAAACTCATTCCATGCTTTTCTTTGGTGGTCTTCACCGCCTCAAGCACCGCCAGCAGGCAATCATCACGATAGCGTTCCAGCGCCGAAATACTGTGCCGGCCCAATTGATCGCTGGTGCCATCCACCACATCGTCGATCAACTTGTCGGTCAGCTCCGGCGCCGGCAGGTATGTCCACGGCAACTGCAACGCCGGGCCGAACTGCGACATGAAGTGGCGCATACCAGCATCGCCACCGGCCAGGGTGTAAGTCAGGAACGTGCCCATGAACGACCAGCGCAGGCCAGCGCCAAAGCGGATCGCATCATCGATTTCACCGGTGGTCGCCACCCCGTCGTTGACCAGGTGCAGCGCCTCGCGCCACAGCGCTTCGAGCAGGCGGTCGGCGATGAAGCCCGGCACTTCCTTGCGCACATGCAGCGGTCGCATGCCGAGGGATTCGTAGACTTTCATCGCGGCCTGCACGGCTTCGGGCGCGGTGTTCTTGCCGCCGACCACTTCCACCAATGGCAGCAGGTAAACCGGGTTGAACGGGTGACCGACCACGCAACGTTCCGGGTGAGTCGAACTCTCGTAGAACTCGCTTGGCAACAGACCCGAGGTGCTGGACCCGATCAGGGCATTCGGCTTGGCTGCCGCACTGATTTTGCTGTGCAGATCCAGTTTCAGTTCGAGGCGTTCCGGGGCGCTTTCCTGGATGAAGTCCGCATCGCGCACGCATTCTTCAATGGTTGCGACAAAGCGCAGGCGATCCTGCGAGGCGCCGGGCGCCAGACCGTTTTTCTCCAGCGCGCCCCAGGCGTTGGCCACGCGTTTGCGCAGCGCCGCTTCGGCACCCGGCGCCGGGTCCCAGGCCACCACGTCGAGGCCGTGGGCGAGGGCGCGGGCGACCCAGCCGCTGCCGATGACGCCGCTGCCCAGTGCTGCGAAGGTTTTGATTTCGGTGATAAAGCTCATGGTCATGTCCTAAAGAGTTCGCAGAACCCTGTGGGAGCGGGCTTGCCCGCGATAGCGTCGGTACTACCGAAAAAATCTGTCGGTAGAAAAAACCTCATCGCGGGCAAGCCCGCTCCCACAGGATCAGAGGTGAATTCGAATCAGCCGCGCTGGGTCAGGCCCATCTTCTTGCGACCTTCAGCCGGGGTCAGCACGCGGGCGCCGAGGCGGCTGAGGATCTCTGTGGCGCGTTCGACCAGTTGGCCGTTGGTCGCCAGCACACCTTTGTCCAGCCACAGGTTGTCTTCCAGACCGACCCGCACGTTGCCGCCGAGCAGCACCGCTTGCGCGGCCATCGGCATCTGCATCCGGCCGATGCCGAACCCGGCCCACACCGCGTCGGCAGGCAGGTTGTCGACCATGGCTTTCATGGTGGTGGTGTCGGCCGGCGCGCCCCACGGGATGCCCAGGCACAGCTGGAACAGCGGATTGTCGAGCAGGCCTTCCTTGATCATCTGTTTGGCGAACCACAGGTGGCCGGTGTCGAAAATCTCCAGCTCCGCCTTCACGCCCAGCTCGGTGATGCGCTTGGCACCGGCGCGCAGTTGGGCCGGGGTGGAGACGTAAATGGTGTCGCCGTCGCCGAAGTTCAGGGTGCCGCAATCCAGGGTGCAGATTTCCGGCAGCAGTTCTTCGACGTGGGCCAGACGGGTCAGCGGGCCGACCAGGTCGGTGTTCGGGCCGAACTCCATCGGGTTCTCGCCCGGGCCGATTTCCAGGTCGCCACCCATGCCGGCGGTGAGGTTGACGATGATGTCGACGTCGGCTTCGCGGATACGCTCCATGACTTCGCGGTACAGCGCCACGTCGCGGCTGAACTTGCCGGTCTGCGGGTCACGAACGTGACAGTGCACGACCGTGGCGCCGGCCTTGGCTGCTTCTACTGCGGCAGCGGCGATCTGTTTCGGGGTGACCGGCACGTGTGGGCTTTTGGCGGTCGTGTCGCCAGCACCGGTGAGTGCGCAGGTGATGATGACGTCGTGATTCATGGTGCGTTTTCCTTCAGGCGTGATGGGTCTGTTCGCAGCCCGTGGCAGGCTGCGAAGTGGTTCGTTCGTTGCGGTTTATTTGCTGGTGAGCTGGAGGTTTTCAGCCGCCGGTTTGCCATCGAAGGTGGTGACGCCTTCGAGCCAGCGCTGTTTGTCCTGCGGGTGATCCTTGAGCCATTGTTTGGCTGATTCGAAAGCGTCCTTGTGATCGAGCAGCGGCTGCATCATCCGGCTCTCGTCTTCGGCGGTGAACGTCAGGTTGCTCAGCAGGCGGCTGACGTTCGGGCATTGTTCGGCGTATTTCGGCGCAGTGACGGTCCACACGGTGGCCATACCTTCGTTCGGGCCGAGGGCGTCATCGCTGCCGGTCAGATAAGTCATCTGCACGTTGACGTTCATCGGGTGCGGTGCCCAGCCGAAGAACACCACGGCTTCCTTGCGGCGGACGGCGCGATCGACGGCGGCGAGCATGCCGGCCTCGCTGGATTCCACGAGCTGGAACTTGCCGAGGCCAAACTGGTTCTTGGCGATCATCGCCTTGATCTGGGTGTTGGCGCCCGAGCCAGGCTCGATGCCGTAGATCTTGCCGCCCAACTCTTTTTCAAACTTGGCGATGTCGGCGAAGGTTTTCAGGCCCTTGTCCGCCAGATAGGTCGGCACGGCGAGGGTGGCGCGGGCGTCCTTGAGACTTGGCGCTTCAAGCACCTTGACCTGGTTGGCCTCGACGAACGGGGTGATGGTCTGGGTCATCAGCGGGTTCCAGTAGCCGAGGAACAGGTCCAGACGCTGGTCGCGGATCCCGGCAAAGACGATCTGCTGGGAGGCGCTGGTCTGTTTGGTGCTGTAGCCGAGGCCGTCGAGCAGAACCTGGGCCATGGCGCTGGTGGCGATCACGTCGGTCCAGTTCACCACGCCCATGCGCACGTTCTGACACGATGGGGAATCGGCCGCCATGACACTGGCGCTTAAAAACGCGGTACCGCTGAGTGCGAGAACACAGCTGCTGATCAGTCGTTTCATGTCGGGTTCCTCGGCAGGTCGTTATTGTGGGGCCCGGCATCTGTCGTGCCGGTGATGCTCAAATTACGCAGCAATGCCCCCGCAAAAACGCACTGCGGCGACCAGCTCTTGCACTGCAGCGACCTGTGCTCTTGAATGCCGCCGACAACTGGCGTATCAACGTTGCACGCTACCCGCGATTCGAGTGCGCGCCATGTCCCAGGATTTCTACTTTCTGTTGATGCCGGGTTTTTCCGCCATCGGTTTCATCTCTGCGATCGAACCGCTGCGGGTGGCCAACCGCTTTCGCGGCGAGCTGTACCGCTGGCACGTCTTGAGTGCCGATGGCGGGGCGGTGCTGGCGAGCAACGGGATGTCGGTCAACGCCGATGCGGCGCTGGAGCCGCTGAAGAAAGGGGCGACGCTGCTGGTGGTCGCCGGTTTCGAGCCGCTGAAATTCGCCACCCCGGCGCTGGAGCACTGGCTGCGACGGCTGGACAACGAAGGCGTGACCCTCGGCGCCATCGACACCGGCAGTTTCGTCCTCGCCGAGGCCGGCTTGCTCGATGGTCATCGCCTGACCCTGCACTGGGAGGCCATCGACGCCTTCAAGGAATCTTATCCACAGCTCAGCGTCACCCAGGAGTTGTTCGAGATCGACCGTCGGCGCATCACTTCTGCCGGCGGCACCGCGTCCATCGACCTGATGCTCGACCTGATTGCCCAGGCCCACGGCCCGCAACTGGCGATCCAGGTCAGCGAGCAGTTTGTATTGGGGCGGATTCGTCCGCGCAAGGACCACCAGCGCATGGAAGTTGCCACGCGTTACGGCATCAGCAACAAGAAGCTGGTGCATGTAATTGGCGAGATGGAACAGCACAGCGAACCGCCGCTGACCACTTTGGAACTGGCGGAATCGATCAAGGTGACTCGCCGACAACTGGAGCGGTTGTTCCGTCTGCACCTGAACGACACACCGAGCAATTTCTATCTGCGCCTAAGACTGGAAAAGGCCCGACAGCTGCTGCGCCAGACCGACATGAGCGTGCTGGAAGTCAGCATTGCCTGCGGATTTGAATCACCGTCGTATTTCACTCGCAGCTACCGGGCGAAGTTTGCCCGGTGTCCACGGGAGGACCGGCGACGGGAGGCCGTTTGACGGACGATTATAGTTAATTATACTTCCAGGTATAAATTACAGTCGTTTGAATAATTGAGTGTAAAACCATGTCCCGAAACAACGGCTTCGTTTTCCGCCGCCCCGCTCTGGCCCGCAGCGTTGCCGATGGTCTGGTGGGTGCAGGTCTGCAGGATTTCACCTCCGGCCTGTTTCTGGCAGCGCCGCGTCGCACCGGCAAAAGTACCTTTCTGCGCGAGGATCTGATCCCGGAATGCCAGGCCCGAGGCTGGCTGACGGTTTACGTCGACCTGTGGGCCGACAAGGAAAAAGACCCTGCTGACCTGATCGCCAGTGCCATTGCAGGCGCGTTGGTCCCCTTCGAAAAGGGCATTCGCAAACTGGCGAAGAATATCGGCATCGAAAAACTCAGCTTTGTGCGCACCTTGTCCTGGGATTTCACCAAGCCGCAACTGCCGGTCGGCGCGACCCTGACGCAAGCACTGGAACTGCTCCACAGCGCCGCCGAAAAATCCGTAGTGCTGGTGATCGATGAGGCCCAGCACGCGCTCACCACCGCCGCAGGCATCAACGCGATGTTTGCCCTGAAGGCTGCACGGGATCAGCTCAACCAGGGACGGGAAGGCGAGGGCAGCGGTTTGCATCTGGTGTTCACCGGTTCCAATCGCGACAAACTCGCGCACCTGGTGCTGGGCAAGAGCCAACCGTTCTTCGGCTCGAGCATCACGCCCTTTCCGCTGCTGGGGAAAGAGTTCACCCAGGCGTACACCTTGCACCTCAACGCCCATCTGGCCGAGACCAACCAGTTCAGCGCGGCTGATATCGACGACGCCTTTGAATTGGTGGGGCGACGCCCGGAAATGTTGCGCACCATCATCGGCGAAGTCGCGCTGGAGCTGGGCGAGGCCAGCAATCTGGGGCAACTGCTGCAAAGCCGTGCCGAATTGTTGCGCGCAGGCGTATGGACCGAGTTCGAGAGCGCGTGGAACGCTCTGACAATTCCTCAGCGCGCCGTGCTGGAGGTGATGGTGGAGCGCTCACAGAACAACGAGCCCTTTGCACCGTTCACTGACAGCACGCTCATGGCGGTCGGCAAGGCACTGGAAAACATGGGCAGCGACGTGGTGCCGGGCACCCAGACCATTCAGGCCTGCATCGATGCCCTGCGCGACAAGGAACTGGTGTGGAAGTCGAGCCGTGGTGGCTATGCGCTGGAAGACAAGTCCTTCGGCGACTGGCTGAGCGCACGTAAAGCGCGCTAGCTACTTCTTCACCAATGCCGAGCACGCTGCCTTGTAGGCTTCATGCTGATACTTGTTCAGCGTGCCTGGCAGCTCGAAATTGTGCTTCTTGGCCTGGGCATTGATCGTCTGCGGTGACAGCAGCGTCACCTCGCAACCGTCCAGCAACTGAAACACGCCCTCGATCTTGAACGTGGTCGGCCCACCGGCGAATTCACCCTTCTTGCTGCGTTTCTTGATCGCGATGCGATCGATGGAGTTCTCGCGCACGAACGACGCCACCTGAGCGGCGAACAGCTTCACGTTGGCCGCCTCGTCGTCATCGTCCAGCGCGATTTTCTTGGTGTTCAACGCGACATGGCTCAGCACCGAACCGTCGAGGGACGCCACGGCGATGATCGCTTCACTGCCTTTGATTTCGATACCGCAGATGTTCATGTGAATCCCCTGATTGGCTGAAGAGGTGCAGCTTACAGCTCAAGCTGGTTGGCGGTGATGCCAAATGCCGCTGCAATCTTCGCGCAAGTAGCCTTGCACCGGCGCTCGGTTAGGGCAACGCCGAATTTCCGTTTGTCGGATACAGCCCGCTACCTGTTATTTCTGACAGTAGATCCTTATCGACATTGCTTCGAAGATTGATGCGAGGGCCATCACCGGCTCTGAACCCAAGAACAACTGTTCCGGCAAAGGAGTCGCACAATGATCGTCAGGAAAGAAATTCGCTCGCACACAGCCTTCGAGCGGGCCGCATTCATCAACTGTCTGCTCACCCTCAAGCGTAATGGGGGGTACGACAAATATGTGCACTGGCATCACCAAGTGATGAAACCCACTGTGCATCCTTGGGAACCGCAAGATCCTGAGTATCGAAACGGAGCCCACCTCGGCCCGGCATTTCTGCCATGGCATCGAGAAATGTTGATGCAGTTCGAGGCGGACTTGCGTGCGATTGATCCTCAAGTGACTCTGCCGTATTGGGACTGGACTCAGGACACGTTTGATCCGACAAACTCACCCGTCTGGAGTGATGAATGGATGGGCGGTAATGGCAGCCCAGGTGATCATGATCGAGTACAGA includes these proteins:
- a CDS encoding 3-keto-5-aminohexanoate cleavage protein, with the translated sequence MNHDVIITCALTGAGDTTAKSPHVPVTPKQIAAAAVEAAKAGATVVHCHVRDPQTGKFSRDVALYREVMERIREADVDIIVNLTAGMGGDLEIGPGENPMEFGPNTDLVGPLTRLAHVEELLPEICTLDCGTLNFGDGDTIYVSTPAQLRAGAKRITELGVKAELEIFDTGHLWFAKQMIKEGLLDNPLFQLCLGIPWGAPADTTTMKAMVDNLPADAVWAGFGIGRMQMPMAAQAVLLGGNVRVGLEDNLWLDKGVLATNGQLVERATEILSRLGARVLTPAEGRKKMGLTQRG
- a CDS encoding DUF3010 family protein translates to MNICGIEIKGSEAIIAVASLDGSVLSHVALNTKKIALDDDDEAANVKLFAAQVASFVRENSIDRIAIKKRSKKGEFAGGPTTFKIEGVFQLLDGCEVTLLSPQTINAQAKKHNFELPGTLNKYQHEAYKAACSALVKK
- a CDS encoding gamma-butyrobetaine dioxygenase produces the protein MQTAAAVADFRTYPLISALNGVQNLADRVLIEWADGRVSPFHHVWLRDNCPCPQCVYSVTREQVFEIIDAAPDLTPSAVHIDTDGCLRIDWQDDHLSRFDAGWLRAHAYDDESRAERLAAKPKPFLWRGDLQLPVFDYAALMNDNAALLQWLLAVRDIGLTQVRGVPTEPGSLKLIAQRISFIRESNFGVLFNVQSKADADSNAYTAFNLPLHTDLPTRELQPGLQFLHCLVNDAEGGESIFVDGFAIAEALRQEDPASFKALCEIPVEFRNKDRHSDYRCLAPIIALDALGRVAEIRMANFLRGAFDTSVEQMPLLYRAYRRFIAMTREPRFRVMQRLNPGELWCFDNRRTLHARNAFDPATGARHFQGCYIDRDELLSRILVLQR
- a CDS encoding GlxA family transcriptional regulator, which gives rise to MSQDFYFLLMPGFSAIGFISAIEPLRVANRFRGELYRWHVLSADGGAVLASNGMSVNADAALEPLKKGATLLVVAGFEPLKFATPALEHWLRRLDNEGVTLGAIDTGSFVLAEAGLLDGHRLTLHWEAIDAFKESYPQLSVTQELFEIDRRRITSAGGTASIDLMLDLIAQAHGPQLAIQVSEQFVLGRIRPRKDHQRMEVATRYGISNKKLVHVIGEMEQHSEPPLTTLELAESIKVTRRQLERLFRLHLNDTPSNFYLRLRLEKARQLLRQTDMSVLEVSIACGFESPSYFTRSYRAKFARCPREDRRREAV
- a CDS encoding L-carnitine dehydrogenase, producing MSFITEIKTFAALGSGVIGSGWVARALAHGLDVVAWDPAPGAEAALRKRVANAWGALEKNGLAPGASQDRLRFVATIEECVRDADFIQESAPERLELKLDLHSKISAAAKPNALIGSSTSGLLPSEFYESSTHPERCVVGHPFNPVYLLPLVEVVGGKNTAPEAVQAAMKVYESLGMRPLHVRKEVPGFIADRLLEALWREALHLVNDGVATTGEIDDAIRFGAGLRWSFMGTFLTYTLAGGDAGMRHFMSQFGPALQLPWTYLPAPELTDKLIDDVVDGTSDQLGRHSISALERYRDDCLLAVLEAVKTTKEKHGMSFSE
- a CDS encoding thioesterase family protein yields the protein MPTLTTYQTRIIPDWVDYNGHLRDAFYLLIFSYATDALMDRLGMDSNNREASGHSLFTLELHLNYLHEVKLDAEVEVRTQIIGHDQKRLHLYHSLHLAGGDKELAGNEQMLLHVDLAGPRSAPFTPDTLGRLQAIVAEQADLPAPAYIGRVIALPPAR
- the choX gene encoding choline ABC transporter substrate-binding protein; its protein translation is MKRLISSCVLALSGTAFLSASVMAADSPSCQNVRMGVVNWTDVIATSAMAQVLLDGLGYSTKQTSASQQIVFAGIRDQRLDLFLGYWNPLMTQTITPFVEANQVKVLEAPSLKDARATLAVPTYLADKGLKTFADIAKFEKELGGKIYGIEPGSGANTQIKAMIAKNQFGLGKFQLVESSEAGMLAAVDRAVRRKEAVVFFGWAPHPMNVNVQMTYLTGSDDALGPNEGMATVWTVTAPKYAEQCPNVSRLLSNLTFTAEDESRMMQPLLDHKDAFESAKQWLKDHPQDKQRWLEGVTTFDGKPAAENLQLTSK